In Daphnia magna isolate NIES linkage group LG6, ASM2063170v1.1, whole genome shotgun sequence, the following are encoded in one genomic region:
- the LOC116924937 gene encoding 14-3-3 protein zeta isoform X3, giving the protein MSMDKEELVQRAKLAEQAERYDDMAAAMKSVTETGVELSNEERNLLSVAYKNVVGARRSSWRVISSIEQKTEGSERKQQMAKEYREKVEKELREICYDVLGLLDKFLIPKASNPESKVFYLKMKGDYYRYLAEVATGDTRNVDDSQRSYQEAFEVARSKMQPTHPIRLGLALNFSVFYYEILNSPDRACHLAKQAFDDAIAELDTLNEDSYKDSTLIMQLLRDNLTLWTSDAQGDGDEQPEAENN; this is encoded by the exons ATGAGCATGGACAAGGAAGAATTGGTGCAGCGAGCCAAGCTAGCCGAACAGGCCGAGCGTTACGATGACATGGCGGCGGCCATGAAATCAGTGACGGAGACGGGCGTCGAGCTGTCCAATGAGGAACGAAACCTGTTGTCCGTGGCATACAAGAATGTAGTGGGTGCCCGGCGGAGTTCTTGGCGTGTCATTTCGTCCATTGAACAGAAGACGGAGGGATCCGAGCGAAAACAGCAAATGGCCAAAGAATACAGAGAAAAAGTCGAAAAAGAACTACGCGAGATCTGCTATGATGTTTTG GGTTTACTCGACAAATTCCTGATCCCTAAAGCCAGCAACCCTGAATCCAAAGTCTTTTATCTAAAGATGAAAGGCGATTATTACCGATATTTGGCCGAAGTCGCAACAGGAGATACCAGAAACG TGGACGACTCGCAGCGTTCTTACCAAGAAGCTTTTGAAGTGGCTCGCTCCAAGATGCAGCCAACTCACCCGATTCGATTGGGTTTGGCTCTGAACTTCTCCGTATTCTACTACGAGATCCTTAATTCGCCCGACCGGGCTTGTCATCTGGCCAAACAG GCTTTCGATGACGCCATAGCCGAGCTGGATACGTTGAATGAAGACTCCTATAAGGATTCAACATTGATCATGCAGCTGCTTCGCGATAACTTGACCCTGTGGACTTCCGATGCTCAGGGAGATGGTGATGAACAGCCCGAGGCTGAGAACAATTAA
- the LOC116924937 gene encoding 14-3-3 protein zeta isoform X2, translating into MSMDKEELVQRAKLAEQAERYDDMAAAMKSVTETGVELSNEERNLLSVAYKNVVGARRSSWRVISSIEQKTEGSERKQQMAKEYREKVEKELREICYDVLGLLDKFLIPKASNPESKVFYLKMKGDYYRYLAEVATGDTRNGVVDDSQRSYQEAFEVARSKMQPTHPIRLGLALNFSVFYYEILNSPDRACHLAKQAFDDAIAELDTLNEDSYKDSTLIMQLLRDNLTLWTSDAQGDGDEQPEAENN; encoded by the exons ATGAGCATGGACAAGGAAGAATTGGTGCAGCGAGCCAAGCTAGCCGAACAGGCCGAGCGTTACGATGACATGGCGGCGGCCATGAAATCAGTGACGGAGACGGGCGTCGAGCTGTCCAATGAGGAACGAAACCTGTTGTCCGTGGCATACAAGAATGTAGTGGGTGCCCGGCGGAGTTCTTGGCGTGTCATTTCGTCCATTGAACAGAAGACGGAGGGATCCGAGCGAAAACAGCAAATGGCCAAAGAATACAGAGAAAAAGTCGAAAAAGAACTACGCGAGATCTGCTATGATGTTTTG GGTTTACTCGACAAATTCCTGATCCCTAAAGCCAGCAACCCTGAATCCAAAGTCTTTTATCTAAAGATGAAAGGCGATTATTACCGATATTTGGCCGAAGTCGCAACAGGAGATACCAGAAACG GCGTAGTGGACGACTCGCAGCGTTCTTACCAAGAAGCTTTTGAAGTGGCTCGCTCCAAGATGCAGCCAACTCACCCGATTCGATTGGGTTTGGCTCTGAACTTCTCCGTATTCTACTACGAGATCCTTAATTCGCCCGACCGGGCTTGTCATCTGGCCAAACAG GCTTTCGATGACGCCATAGCCGAGCTGGATACGTTGAATGAAGACTCCTATAAGGATTCAACATTGATCATGCAGCTGCTTCGCGATAACTTGACCCTGTGGACTTCCGATGCTCAGGGAGATGGTGATGAACAGCCCGAGGCTGAGAACAATTAA
- the LOC116924937 gene encoding 14-3-3 protein zeta isoform X1: MSMDKEELVQRAKLAEQAERYDDMAAAMKSVTETGVELSNEERNLLSVAYKNVVGARRSSWRVISSIEQKTEGSERKQQMAKEYREKVEKELREICYDVLGLLDKFLIPKASNPESKVFYLKMKGDYYRYLAEVATGDTRNAVVDDSQKAYQDAFEISKAKMQPTHPIRLGLALNFSVFYYEILNSPEKACQLAKQAFDDAIAELDTLNEDSYKDSTLIMQLLRDNLTLWTSDAQGDGDEQPEAENN; encoded by the exons ATGAGCATGGACAAGGAAGAATTGGTGCAGCGAGCCAAGCTAGCCGAACAGGCCGAGCGTTACGATGACATGGCGGCGGCCATGAAATCAGTGACGGAGACGGGCGTCGAGCTGTCCAATGAGGAACGAAACCTGTTGTCCGTGGCATACAAGAATGTAGTGGGTGCCCGGCGGAGTTCTTGGCGTGTCATTTCGTCCATTGAACAGAAGACGGAGGGATCCGAGCGAAAACAGCAAATGGCCAAAGAATACAGAGAAAAAGTCGAAAAAGAACTACGCGAGATCTGCTATGATGTTTTG GGTTTACTCGACAAATTCCTGATCCCTAAAGCCAGCAACCCTGAATCCAAAGTCTTTTATCTAAAGATGAAAGGCGATTATTACCGATATTTGGCCGAAGTCGCAACAGGAGATACCAGAAACG CCGTTGTCGACGATTCTCAAAAGGCTTACCAAGATGCGTTCGAAATCAGCAAAGCCAAAATGCAGCCGACGCATCCAATCCGGCTGGGTTTGGCTCTTAACTTCTCGGTCTTCTATTATGAGATCCTGAATTCACCTGAAAAAGCCTGCCAACTCGCCAAACAG GCTTTCGATGACGCCATAGCCGAGCTGGATACGTTGAATGAAGACTCCTATAAGGATTCAACATTGATCATGCAGCTGCTTCGCGATAACTTGACCCTGTGGACTTCCGATGCTCAGGGAGATGGTGATGAACAGCCCGAGGCTGAGAACAATTAA